The Microcoleus sp. FACHB-68 region TTGTGGAATATCTGGCAAATTTGTGGAGTGCCGGCGTCCAAGAACCGGCCTTTGAACGTGCGATCGCCGGCACAGTGCAATGGCTGAAGCGAGAAATGACTGCGCCGGCAGGTTACTTCTACGCCGCCCAAGATGCCGACAGCTTTGCAGATCCAAATGCCGTAGAACCAGAGGAGGGCGACTTTTACGTTTGGAGTTTCAGCGAACTCCAACAGTTGCTTACCCGCGAAGAATTGGCAGAACTGCAACAACACTTTACCGTAACTGCCGGCGGCAACTTTGAAGGGCGCAACGTCTTGCAAAGACGCGATGCCGGCAAACTCAGTCACACCCTCGAAGTTGCCCTGGCAAAACTCTTTGCAGCCCGCTACGGCGCATCACCGGCATCTCTGGAAACCTTTCCCCCTGCCCGGAATAACCTAGAAGCCAAAACCCTCAACTGGCCAGGTCGCATTCCGGCAGTTACCGATACCAAAATGATTGTCGCTTGGAACAGCCTGATGATTTCAGGTTTAGCCAGAGCCGGTGCCGTTCTTCAACAGCCAGAATACCTGCAACTCGCCACAAAAGCCACCCAATTCATCCTCGATCATCAATGGGTTGATGGGCGCTTCCACCGGCTCAATTACGATGGCCAGCCGGCAGTCATGGCACAGTCCGAAGATTACGCCCTGTTTATCAAAGCTTTGCTCGATCTGCATCAAGCTGCGCTGGGAATGGGGAATGGGGCAATGGGCATGGGGCATCGTGAAGAAATGGTGCAATTGCCGAGTGCCAACTTCTGGTTAGAAAACGCCCTCAAAGTTCAAGAAGAATTTGACGAATTTTTCTGGAGTATTGAACTGGGAGGTTATTACAATACACCGAACGATTCCAGTCAAGAATTATTGGTGCGCGAACGCAGCTATACAGATAACGCAACACCGGCAGCCAACGGCATCGCCATCGCCAACTTAGTTCGCCTCTCCCTGCTAAGCGAAAACCTGGAATATCTCGACAAAACCGAGCAAACCCTGCAAGCGTTTAGCAGCATCATGAACCGCGCCCCCCAAGCGTGTCCCAGCCTATTTACCGCCCTCGACTGGTATCAAAACCACACCTTAATTCGCACTAGCAGCGACTCTATTGCTGCCCTAAACGCTCAGTATTTGCCTTGCGCCGTTTATCAACAACAGACTGACTTGCCGGCAGGCATCGCCGGACTCGTTTGCCAAGGCTTAACCTGTAAAGAGCCGGCGCGCAGCCAAGAGCAACTGTGGGAACAACTACAGCAAAGCCAAATTAGGGGCTAGAGAGTAGAGACTAGGGGCATGGGGCTAGGGAGGAGAAATGCAGCGCTCACCTTCATCCCTAGCCCCATGCCCAATGCCCCATTCCCCATGCCCAATGCCCCATTCCCCATGCCCAATGCTCCGGCAACTGGTAGGATAATGAGCATCCTTTCTCCCGCTCCCCACTCTCTCCTCTGACGCGGAAATTTTAATGCTTATTAGCTGATGTTATGGTGCTTGTACACGTTGTTGGAATTGGCTTGGATGGGGTAGCTGGACTGACAGAGCCGGTGCGGCATCTGGTAGAAAAAGCGACGCTGCTGGTAGGGAGTGAGCGCCACTTAGGTTATTTCCCAAACCATCAAGCAGAACGTTTGGTGATTGGAGATTTAAATCTGGTTATTCGGGATATTCGCAAGCGGCTGTCTAGCGAACAACCAGACAGTGTTGAGGAAAATATAGCGCCTGACTTCTCTTCTCCAGTTTCCCCACCGGCACAGATCGTGGTGTTGGTTTCTGGCGATCCGCTTTTTTTTGGTTTGGGACGCTTGCTGTTGGAAGAATTGCCGGCAGACAAGCTAATATTTCACCCGCATTTAAGTTCTGTTCAGTTGGCTTTTAACCGGCTCAAGGTGCCGTGGCAGGATGCGCGTGTAATTAGTGCTCACGGGCGTTCTGTGGATGAATTGCTTGAAGCGCTGCGCCAAGGTGTTGAAAAAATTGCGGTGCTGACGGATGGAACTCACAACCCATCTGCTATTGCACGCCTACTATTATCTCTAGATTTGCCCAGCAGCTATGAGTTATGGGTGTGTGAAAATTTAGGCGGTGCGAATGAGCGGGTTCAGGGTTGGCCGACTCTAGATCCAGCAGAACTGGCGCGTTTGCATCAGCAGCATTTTGAACCGCTGAATGTCGTTGTCTTACTGCGCCGGCCTAATTTCGCTCATGGGCAAGTGGATGTGAAAAGTCTGCCGATAATGGGCTTACCAGACCACACATTTGTCAGCTTTAATGATCGCCCCGGACTGATGACAAAGCGAGAAGTTCGCATTTTGGTACTGGGAGAATTGGCCCTACAGCCGGCGCAAACGATTTGGGATGTGGGTGCCGGCACGGGTTCTGTTTCAATTGAAATGGCCCGTTTGTGCCAGACCAGTCAAATTTATGCGATTGAGAAAACCGCTGCCGGCACGACTTTAATTGAGCAAAATTGTCGCCGGTTGGGTGTAACAAATGTTGTGTCTATTAACGGCACTGCCCCAGAAATCCTCTATCGCCTGCCGGCACCCGACCGAATTTTTATTGGCGGTACAGGAGGGCAATTGCGTCAAATTCTGGGCGTTTGCGGCGGTCAGTTAAAGGCTGGTGGGGTGATGGTGCTGGCTTTAGCAACGCTTGAGCATCTTAATGACGCTTTAATTTGGGTGAATGAGCGAATGCGGCGCGAACGTGATTGGAGTCACCGGCTGCTACAAGTGCAGTTGTCCCGTTCGGTGCCAATTGGCGGCCAACTGACCCGTTTATCACCCCTCAATCCCGTCACAATTGTAACAGTGAGTCGGCGTTGAAGTTGGGCATGGGGCATTGGGCATCGGGCATTGGGCATGGGGCATGGCTGCGCCAACAAGAACGGTAGGGGCATGGCTGCGCCAACCTAAAGTTATGGGCATTCTCCCACTCTCCCACTCTCACGCTCTCCTACTCAGAACTCAGAACTCAGGACTCAGCACTAACCAAAGTAGTGAGCTGGTGGCTAATAACAAGAGAATGCCAACGCCACCGGCTAAGGGTTTTTTCCCTAAGCCGGTTATCCAGGCTGGTACGGTGCCGGTGTAGTTAATGAGCTGGGCTGTATCTAGGCTGGCAATCGCCCAAATCCAGCCGGCGTGAAGTCCCCATGCTAAACCTAAGCTGCCGCCATCACAAGCGCGTGCTAGCACCAAAACCATCCCCAGCAGCCACAGTCCGGGCAGTTGGGGCAGTGTCTCTCGCACTTCCCAAACCAGGTGGAGAATGGCAAAAATCACGCTGGAAATTGCCGCCGCCACCCAGATTGAGTAGTCTTGTAGCAGCTGGTTTAGCAGGAATCCGCGAAAGATTAACTCTTCAGTTCCACCCACCCACAGTCCTAACAACAGGGTGGGCAGTAGTGCAGAAGCCAACTTAGAAATGTCTGCCGGTTGCCAAGAAATCCAGCCTAGCGCCCATTGCAAACCAAACAGAATAGCTAAGCTGAAGACTCCCAATCCAAAACCTAGCCCTAGGTGAACGAATAGAGAAGGTTCCCAAGCGAGGCCGTAATTGGAAAATGGCACGTTTTCGATGCCGGCAGCCCCCCACACAATTAGTGGAGCTATCAGGTAAAGCGAAGCCATTAAAGGCAGCTTTTGAGCGACCGATATTGGCTTTTGGGGGTGCCACTTCAAAACAATTGCCAGAGGAATGGCTATCGGCAACCAGAAGCCCGCCCAGGTGAAGAAAAAAG contains the following coding sequences:
- a CDS encoding thioredoxin domain-containing protein; the encoded protein is MSNRLAQTQSLYLRKHAENPIDWWPWSDEALETARRDNKPVFLSIGYSSCHWCTVMEGEAFSDNAIAQYMNANFLPIKVDREERPDIDSLYMQALQMMSGQGGWPLNVFLTPDDLVPFYGGTYFPVEPRYGRPGFLQVLQAIRRFYDVDKAKLRSVKEEMLENLQQSAVLPASQLSEDLLHKGLETNTAVIASKHPGPSFPMIPYAELVLRGVRFNFESKSDAKQVCTQRGLDLALGGIYDHVAGGFHRYTVDPTWTVPHFEKMLYDNGQIVEYLANLWSAGVQEPAFERAIAGTVQWLKREMTAPAGYFYAAQDADSFADPNAVEPEEGDFYVWSFSELQQLLTREELAELQQHFTVTAGGNFEGRNVLQRRDAGKLSHTLEVALAKLFAARYGASPASLETFPPARNNLEAKTLNWPGRIPAVTDTKMIVAWNSLMISGLARAGAVLQQPEYLQLATKATQFILDHQWVDGRFHRLNYDGQPAVMAQSEDYALFIKALLDLHQAALGMGNGAMGMGHREEMVQLPSANFWLENALKVQEEFDEFFWSIELGGYYNTPNDSSQELLVRERSYTDNATPAANGIAIANLVRLSLLSENLEYLDKTEQTLQAFSSIMNRAPQACPSLFTALDWYQNHTLIRTSSDSIAALNAQYLPCAVYQQQTDLPAGIAGLVCQGLTCKEPARSQEQLWEQLQQSQIRG
- the cbiE gene encoding precorrin-6y C5,15-methyltransferase (decarboxylating) subunit CbiE, translating into MVLVHVVGIGLDGVAGLTEPVRHLVEKATLLVGSERHLGYFPNHQAERLVIGDLNLVIRDIRKRLSSEQPDSVEENIAPDFSSPVSPPAQIVVLVSGDPLFFGLGRLLLEELPADKLIFHPHLSSVQLAFNRLKVPWQDARVISAHGRSVDELLEALRQGVEKIAVLTDGTHNPSAIARLLLSLDLPSSYELWVCENLGGANERVQGWPTLDPAELARLHQQHFEPLNVVVLLRRPNFAHGQVDVKSLPIMGLPDHTFVSFNDRPGLMTKREVRILVLGELALQPAQTIWDVGAGTGSVSIEMARLCQTSQIYAIEKTAAGTTLIEQNCRRLGVTNVVSINGTAPEILYRLPAPDRIFIGGTGGQLRQILGVCGGQLKAGGVMVLALATLEHLNDALIWVNERMRRERDWSHRLLQVQLSRSVPIGGQLTRLSPLNPVTIVTVSRR
- a CDS encoding type II CAAX endopeptidase family protein, which gives rise to MFVPIKEATALIKVMAFFFTWAGFWLPIAIPLAIVLKWHPQKPISVAQKLPLMASLYLIAPLIVWGAAGIENVPFSNYGLAWEPSLFVHLGLGFGLGVFSLAILFGLQWALGWISWQPADISKLASALLPTLLLGLWVGGTEELIFRGFLLNQLLQDYSIWVAAAISSVIFAILHLVWEVRETLPQLPGLWLLGMVLVLARACDGGSLGLAWGLHAGWIWAIASLDTAQLINYTGTVPAWITGLGKKPLAGGVGILLLLATSSLLWLVLSPEF